The sequence below is a genomic window from Merismopedia glauca CCAP 1448/3.
CAGGAATCATCTCAGCCCCCTCAGACTATAGCCCGTTTATCAATATAAAGTCTGCCAAGAAACGACAAGCTGAAGTCTTAGACCGGATGGAAGCTTTAGGATGGATCAGCGCTCAAGAAGCAACATCCGCCAAAAACCAGCCACTTAAGTTGGGTACTGTAACATCTTGGAAAGGTAAAGATTTACCATATGTGACAGATACTGTAGTTCAAGAATTAGAAGAGCGTTTTGGCAAAGATGTCGTGGAAAAAGGAGGCTTAAGGGTTCAAACTACAATTGACTCTTCCTTTCAACAAATGGCAGAGGAAGTCGTCAATCGCGCTGCGCGTCGGTTACCCCGTTACCAAATCGCTTTAGTCGCCGTCGATCCGAGAACTCATTTTGTCAAAGCGATGGTGGGTGGAGTTGACTATAAAAAGAGTAAGTTCAATCGAGCCACTCAAGCTCATCGTCAACCTGGTTCTTCTTTCAAGCCATTTGTGTATTACACTGCTTTTGCTAGTGGTAAATATACTCCAGACTCAGTAATACTTGATGCTCCCATCAGATACCGCGATGGAACTGCTCGTGGTTACACTCCCAAAAACTATGGTGGGAGTTTTTCAGGTCCAATGAGTATCCGTAATGCGGTGATGGTATCAGCTAATATCCCTGCAATTAAAGTAGGAAGATCCGTAGGTTTAGACAAAGTGATTCAAGTCTGTCGAAGTATTGGGATTAAAAGTCCCATTGAACCAGTCATTTCTTTACCTCTAGGTGCAGTCGATTTAACTCCTTTAGAAATGGCTGGTGGTTTCGCAACTTTTGCCAGTAATGGTTGGTATTCTCCTACCACCAGCATTCTCAGAGTGACTGATAGTGCAGGTAACATTATTTTGGATAATACGCCCAAACCCAAATTAGTTTTAGATCCTTGGGCAACAGCTTCTTTAAGTAGCGTCTTAGCATCCGTGGTTACCAGTGGTACTGGTAAAAATGCCCAAATTGGACGCCCAGCAGCCGGTAAAACGGGAACGACATCTTCAGAAAGAGATGTTTGGTTTGTCGGTTACGTACCCCAGTTAGCCGCCGCCGTCTGGATTGGCAAAGATAACTATAGACCGTTAGGCGCGGGGGTGACAGGTGGCGATTACGCTGCACCGATTTGGCGTAGTTTCATGTCTAAAGCCTTAAAAGATGTTCCTGTCGAGTATTTTCCTGCTGCTTCTCAGTTTAAGCGTCCTGCTAAGAGTTAGGATATGTCCGGCTCAGGAGAACTAGTAAAACCTGGTTAAATGCCATTTCGGGGAGATTATGCCCCCAATAGTTTGGCTATAGCCTCTTGCTCTGGCGATCGCTCTTTGGGCTTCACTTGGCGATTATCCGTAATCAGCCAGTTGAGGGCTGCTGCTTGCATATCAATCGAAGCGCCAGTTTTATCTACGCAGTAGCGCCCAAAGACTAATTTATCTACTAACCGCACACCTGGGCCAATGCGGGTATACTCGAAAATCACGCTATTGTCGATTCTAGAATTGGCTCCTAAACGGCAGTTGCGACCAATAGTAGCCGGACCAACTATTTTAACTCCATCTTCAATTCTGGTCATTCCCCCAATATATACAGGTCCTGTAATCTCAACTCGATCCCAATTTACAGCGACATTTAATCCTGTATAAACTCCTGGGAGAACCTCATGACCAGGAATGGGCACATTTTTAATTTTTCCTTGGAGAACGTCCCGAATTGCGTGCCAATAATCGGGAACTTTGCCAATATCTACCCACTGGAAATCCATTGCAATGCCGTAAAAAGGCGCATTTTTAGCAACTAATTCAGGAAATAGTTCGCTGCCAATATCATAGGCTTGCTTGGAAGGAATGTAGTCTAAAACTTCTGGCTCAAAAATATAAATTCCTGTATTGATGTTATTGCTCAAAGCCTCATCCACCGAAGGTTTTTCTTGAAAGGTGAGGATACGACCATCAACATCAGTAACTACAACTCCATAGCTAGAAACTTCATCTATAGGTACAGATTTCATCACCACAGTGGCTATAGCTCCTTTTTGTTTATGCCACCGGACAGCTTCAGTGAGATCGAGGTCAATTAGGGCATCGCCACACAAAACTACGAAAGTATCGTCAAAAAATGGGTGAAAGTCCTGAATCCGCTTCATTCCTCCCGCCGAACCCACAGCTTCACCAACTAGATTTCCTTCTTCATCCATTTTGCCCTCAAAAGAATAGGCAATCTGCACCCCAAATCGTTGACCATCTCGAAAATAGCCTTCGATTTCATTAGCTAGGTGGCTGACATTGACCATGATCTGGTCGAACCCGTGTTGACGCAATAATTCTACTAAAAACTCCATGACTGGCTTTTGGAGAATTGGAATTAAGGGCTTGGGTATAGTATGAGTAATTGGACGCACGCGAGTCCCTTTACCTGCTGCCAGAATCATGGCTTTCATTATTTGTTCCTCATTCCACTTGAAT
It includes:
- a CDS encoding PBP1A family penicillin-binding protein, translating into MSSRTIQDKQPLNTSPSVNFLNGVTKVAGGTMLVTTMLASALVAGGLVGLAISFRNLPDVRTLKNYSPPETTYIYDVKGKHLASIHGEANREVVPLNQISPNLKRGVLAIEDSHFYQHQGINFNSIGRAVKANLDKGGVKEGASTITMQLVKNLFLSPKQQFTRKLAEGVLAVRLEQIFKKDEILEMYLNQVYWGHNNYGAETAAQSYFGKHASELNLAEGAMMAGIISAPSDYSPFINIKSAKKRQAEVLDRMEALGWISAQEATSAKNQPLKLGTVTSWKGKDLPYVTDTVVQELEERFGKDVVEKGGLRVQTTIDSSFQQMAEEVVNRAARRLPRYQIALVAVDPRTHFVKAMVGGVDYKKSKFNRATQAHRQPGSSFKPFVYYTAFASGKYTPDSVILDAPIRYRDGTARGYTPKNYGGSFSGPMSIRNAVMVSANIPAIKVGRSVGLDKVIQVCRSIGIKSPIEPVISLPLGAVDLTPLEMAGGFATFASNGWYSPTTSILRVTDSAGNIILDNTPKPKLVLDPWATASLSSVLASVVTSGTGKNAQIGRPAAGKTGTTSSERDVWFVGYVPQLAAAVWIGKDNYRPLGAGVTGGDYAAPIWRSFMSKALKDVPVEYFPAASQFKRPAKS
- a CDS encoding sugar phosphate nucleotidyltransferase; this encodes MKAMILAAGKGTRVRPITHTIPKPLIPILQKPVMEFLVELLRQHGFDQIMVNVSHLANEIEGYFRDGQRFGVQIAYSFEGKMDEEGNLVGEAVGSAGGMKRIQDFHPFFDDTFVVLCGDALIDLDLTEAVRWHKQKGAIATVVMKSVPIDEVSSYGVVVTDVDGRILTFQEKPSVDEALSNNINTGIYIFEPEVLDYIPSKQAYDIGSELFPELVAKNAPFYGIAMDFQWVDIGKVPDYWHAIRDVLQGKIKNVPIPGHEVLPGVYTGLNVAVNWDRVEITGPVYIGGMTRIEDGVKIVGPATIGRNCRLGANSRIDNSVIFEYTRIGPGVRLVDKLVFGRYCVDKTGASIDMQAAALNWLITDNRQVKPKERSPEQEAIAKLLGA